The following proteins are co-located in the Flammeovirga kamogawensis genome:
- a CDS encoding alanine/glycine:cation symporter family protein has protein sequence MEMFENFCASFSAFAWGTPLLILLLGGGLFFMIYSRFLPFRYLKHAIDVLRGKYDDNAAEGDIDHYEALSGAIAATVGMGNISGVAVALVMGGPGALFWMWMSALLGMATKFFTCTLAVMYRGHDSHGHAEGGPMYYIEEGLGKKWKPLAVFFAAAGLLGVTPMFQANQLTEVIRTVVLKDVIPVTADTTMINFIIGVVIMIVVSIVIFGGIERIGKVAGKLVPVMVVIYVVAVLGIIGLNIDKLPSIISSIFTEAFNFESVAGGAFGAVIIIGAKRAAFSNEAGIGTAPMMHGAAKTDEPVREGLVAMIGPFIDTIVVCTMTALAIMASGVYDPNAVNVQGVMLTTQAFSAVYPTMGPIILSVCVLFFALTTLFSFSYYGTKCLGYLIGADKKHYFNYYYVILIVVGSVIKLEAIINLIDGVYATMAIPTMIGALLLAPKVREAAVDYFHRMDLIDKK, from the coding sequence ATGGAAATGTTTGAAAATTTCTGTGCAAGTTTTAGTGCTTTTGCATGGGGAACACCACTTCTAATCTTACTCTTAGGAGGAGGTTTATTTTTCATGATTTATTCGAGGTTCTTACCTTTTAGATACCTAAAACATGCAATAGATGTATTGAGAGGTAAGTACGATGATAATGCAGCAGAAGGTGATATAGACCATTATGAAGCACTATCAGGAGCAATTGCAGCAACTGTTGGTATGGGAAATATTAGCGGCGTTGCTGTAGCTTTAGTAATGGGTGGACCAGGAGCTTTATTTTGGATGTGGATGAGTGCTTTACTAGGTATGGCAACAAAGTTTTTTACATGTACCTTAGCTGTGATGTACAGAGGTCATGACTCTCATGGTCATGCAGAAGGTGGACCTATGTATTATATAGAAGAAGGACTTGGAAAAAAATGGAAACCTTTAGCTGTATTTTTTGCTGCTGCAGGTTTATTGGGGGTAACACCTATGTTTCAAGCAAATCAACTGACTGAAGTAATAAGAACTGTCGTTTTAAAAGATGTAATCCCTGTAACAGCTGATACCACAATGATTAATTTTATTATCGGGGTAGTTATTATGATTGTAGTTTCGATAGTAATATTTGGAGGTATTGAAAGAATTGGGAAAGTAGCGGGTAAATTAGTACCAGTAATGGTAGTTATTTATGTTGTTGCTGTACTTGGTATTATTGGTTTAAATATTGACAAATTACCTTCTATCATCTCAAGTATATTTACTGAGGCTTTTAATTTTGAGTCTGTTGCTGGTGGAGCTTTTGGAGCTGTAATAATTATTGGAGCTAAAAGAGCAGCATTTTCAAACGAAGCAGGGATTGGTACTGCGCCAATGATGCATGGTGCAGCAAAAACGGATGAACCAGTTAGAGAAGGCTTAGTAGCCATGATTGGGCCATTTATAGATACAATAGTAGTTTGTACAATGACGGCTTTAGCAATTATGGCATCTGGTGTTTATGATCCTAATGCGGTAAATGTTCAAGGAGTTATGTTAACAACTCAAGCTTTTTCTGCTGTTTATCCTACAATGGGACCAATTATTCTTTCTGTTTGTGTACTGTTTTTTGCATTAACAACATTATTCTCATTTTCATATTATGGCACAAAATGTTTAGGTTATTTAATAGGTGCAGATAAAAAGCATTACTTCAATTATTATTATGTAATACTAATTGTAGTAGGATCTGTAATCAAATTAGAAGCAATTATTAATTTAATTGATGGTGTTTATGCAACAATGGCAATTCCAACAATGATTGGAGCACTATTATTAGCACCAAAGGTTAGAGAAGCAGCTGTAGATTATTTCCATAGAATGGATTTGATAGATAAAAAATAG
- a CDS encoding M14 family zinc carboxypeptidase: protein MPRLLFLIQLICFQFLASPIFSQEIKSPSEFLGYSLGTKFTYHYKIIDYCKELSLKSKSVQLFNYGETSEGRELIALAFSSPHNIERLEEIRISNLQRAGFLAGEPTIDIPIVWLGYNVHGNEASGSEVALKVLYELVTSVKNATEFSQIFENIVVIIDPCMNPDGRDRYVASYNQKQGHFINSSPNDWTHIENWPSGRYNHYIFDLNRDWAWLTQKETQERTKFYRSWMPEVYVDFHEMMPQYSYFFGPPAEPINTAITDWQREYQRIASKEYVKVFKERNWNYFTEEVFDLLYPSYGDSWTCLNGAVGFTFEQGGHGVAGLSLKRTKRSEELTLNDRIEKHFETTLMTLITASRYKDQLLKEYKNYFDYKKNKNDVTYIVRIAKDKSRVNTLLRLLQKHQIEFSQSINSFEVEGYRYSSKRTDKYSINKGDIILTNNQTMGRALDVLFSPEVIYNDSLTYDLTSWALPYAYNLDVIKTTKKLTVVTKKYKLDNTNTNAATDTSVYVIPWSSLNQVKFISRLMNENINLGYLKSDTTLNGEQFDQGSIIISEVSLLSSSKASLFSLLRDKFQAEVKIQNSMQLLECSEFISPLNITVVAGEETNATDFGGIWFYFDQVIGYPINIIQSNRLSVSKLEKSDVVIVGDGTYGNSTKNIIYNYVKGGGKAILFENAINIFAENKASELYALKEGENIFNTKDKNTSKLRTSLTNKAVGAIIKVELDKQNNISNGGMEYYYSLKQNSITLPKMKNTLAYIPDSPLMSGFIGGTLIKDLPGKSMIAAENIGNGEVIYFVESPVFRGFWNSGMQIFSNSIFFSTK from the coding sequence ATGCCTAGACTACTGTTTTTAATTCAGTTGATCTGTTTTCAATTTTTAGCAAGCCCAATTTTCAGCCAAGAAATAAAATCACCTTCTGAATTCTTAGGCTATTCCTTAGGTACTAAATTTACTTATCATTATAAAATTATTGATTATTGTAAAGAGCTCTCTTTAAAGTCTAAGAGTGTACAATTATTTAATTATGGGGAAACTTCAGAAGGAAGAGAATTAATTGCGCTTGCTTTTTCATCTCCTCACAATATTGAGAGGTTAGAAGAAATACGAATATCAAATTTACAGAGAGCAGGTTTTTTGGCAGGTGAACCAACAATAGACATTCCAATTGTTTGGTTGGGTTACAACGTTCATGGCAATGAAGCTTCAGGTTCTGAAGTAGCATTAAAGGTTTTATATGAATTAGTAACATCAGTAAAAAATGCTACTGAGTTTTCTCAAATTTTTGAAAACATAGTAGTAATAATTGATCCATGTATGAATCCTGACGGTAGAGACCGTTATGTAGCTTCATACAATCAAAAACAAGGTCATTTTATCAACTCAAGTCCTAATGATTGGACTCATATAGAAAATTGGCCTTCTGGTAGATATAATCATTATATTTTTGATTTAAATAGAGATTGGGCTTGGCTCACCCAAAAAGAAACTCAAGAAAGAACAAAATTTTATAGAAGTTGGATGCCTGAGGTATATGTTGATTTTCATGAAATGATGCCTCAGTATTCATATTTTTTTGGACCTCCTGCGGAACCTATCAATACAGCAATTACTGATTGGCAAAGAGAATATCAAAGAATAGCATCTAAAGAATATGTAAAAGTATTTAAAGAGCGAAATTGGAATTATTTTACAGAAGAGGTTTTTGATTTACTTTATCCAAGTTATGGTGATAGCTGGACTTGTTTAAATGGTGCAGTAGGGTTTACCTTCGAACAAGGTGGACATGGTGTTGCAGGTTTGTCTTTAAAAAGAACAAAAAGATCTGAAGAGTTAACATTGAATGATAGAATTGAAAAGCATTTTGAAACAACTTTAATGACATTAATAACTGCAAGTAGATATAAGGATCAACTTTTAAAAGAATATAAGAACTATTTTGATTACAAAAAGAATAAAAATGATGTTACATACATTGTAAGAATTGCTAAAGATAAATCAAGAGTAAATACATTATTACGTTTATTACAGAAACATCAAATTGAATTTAGTCAATCAATAAATTCATTTGAAGTTGAAGGTTATAGGTATTCATCAAAAAGAACTGATAAATATTCTATCAATAAAGGAGATATAATATTAACTAATAATCAAACAATGGGAAGAGCTTTGGATGTACTTTTCTCACCTGAAGTAATATATAACGATTCTTTAACATACGATCTAACTTCATGGGCCTTACCGTATGCTTATAATTTAGATGTCATAAAAACAACGAAAAAACTAACAGTAGTAACTAAAAAATATAAATTAGATAACACTAATACTAATGCTGCTACAGATACGTCAGTATATGTAATTCCATGGTCTTCTTTAAACCAAGTTAAATTTATATCAAGATTAATGAATGAAAATATAAACCTTGGTTACTTAAAGAGTGATACTACATTGAATGGAGAACAGTTTGATCAAGGGAGTATTATAATAAGTGAAGTATCATTACTTTCAAGTAGTAAAGCTTCTTTATTTTCTTTATTAAGAGATAAGTTTCAAGCTGAAGTTAAAATACAGAATAGTATGCAACTTTTAGAATGCTCCGAGTTTATTTCACCCTTAAATATTACCGTAGTTGCAGGAGAAGAGACTAATGCTACTGATTTTGGAGGGATTTGGTTTTATTTCGATCAGGTAATTGGTTACCCTATAAATATTATTCAATCAAACAGGTTATCAGTTTCTAAGCTAGAAAAGTCAGATGTTGTTATAGTTGGGGATGGTACTTATGGTAACTCAACTAAGAATATAATCTATAACTATGTGAAAGGAGGAGGAAAGGCTATTTTATTTGAAAATGCTATCAATATTTTTGCAGAAAATAAAGCATCAGAACTTTATGCATTAAAAGAAGGTGAAAATATTTTTAATACGAAAGATAAAAATACAAGCAAGTTAAGAACTAGTCTTACTAATAAAGCAGTAGGAGCAATAATTAAAGTAGAACTAGATAAGCAGAATAATATTTCTAACGGAGGAATGGAATATTATTATTCTTTAAAACAGAATAGTATCACTTTACCTAAAATGAAAAATACACTTGCTTACATCCCTGACTCCCCTTTAATGTCTGGCTTTATAGGTGGCACTCTTATTAAAGACTTACCAGGTAAGAGTATGATAGCAGCTGAAAACATAGGAAACGGAGAAGTGATTTACTTCGTAGAATCACCAGTATTTAGAGGGTTTTGGAATTCTGGAATGCAAATCTTTAGCAATTCGATATTTTTCTCAACAAAATAA